In the genome of Pongo pygmaeus isolate AG05252 chromosome 9, NHGRI_mPonPyg2-v2.0_pri, whole genome shotgun sequence, one region contains:
- the LOC129008947 gene encoding putative glycine N-acyltransferase-like protein 1B isoform X2, which yields MILLNNSKRLLALFESLARSIPESLKEMTDDMDSYTNVYRIFSKDPQKSQEVLKNCEIINWKQKLQIQGFQESLGEGIRAAAFSNSVKVEHSRALLFIMEDILKIHGSNKSKLGSWAETDHLDDELESETPNFKYAQLDVSYAGLVNDNWKLGKNKRSLHYIKRCLGALPAACMLGPEGVPVSWITMDPSCEIGMSYSVEKYQRRGLGTRLMVRYMKYLCQKNIPFYGSVLEENQGAIRIIRALGSIEASCHWHQWICYPQNLVPL from the exons GAGATGACTGATGACATGGATTCATACACTAATGTATATCGTATATTCTCCAAAGACCCTCAAAAATCACAAGAAGTTTTGAAAAATTGTGAGATCATAAACTGGAAACAGAAACTCCAAATCCAAG GTTTTCAAGAAAGTTTGGGTGAAGGGATAAGAGCGGCTGCATTTTCAAATTCAGTGAAGGTAGAGCATTCGAGAGCACTCCTCTTTATTATGGAAGATATCCTGAAGATCCACGGCTCCAATAAAAGCAAGCTTGGAAGCTGGGCTGAGACAGACCACCTAGATGATGAATTGGAGAG cGAAACTCCCAACTTTAAGTATGCCCAGCTGGATGTGTCTTATGCTGGCCTGGTAAATGACAACTGGAAGCTAGGGAAGAATAAGAGGAGCCTGCATTACATCAAGCGCTGCCTAGGAGCCCTGCCAGCAGCCTGTATGCTGGGCCCAGAGGGGGTCCCTGTCTCATGGATAACCATGGACCCTTCTTGTGAAATAGGAATGAGCTACAGTGTGGAAAAATACCAAAGGAGGGGCCTCGGGACACGGCTGATGGTGCGATACATGAAGTATCTGTGTCAGAAGAATATTCCATTTTACGGCTCTGTGCTGGAAGAAAATCAAGGCGCCATCAGAATCATTAGGGCACTAGGTTCCATTGAGGCCTCCTGTCACTGGCACCAATGGATCTGCTACCCACAGAATCTTGTTCCATTGTAG